The proteins below are encoded in one region of Bacteroides uniformis:
- a CDS encoding family 20 glycosylhydrolase: protein MRILKLPLAGLLFCVMALFAGCKTSNEPKAPVALTWEMGASDIEPGYYENTFILKNISQKPLKKNWTIYYSQLPRGVKQEGASEVKVEVVNGNFFKMYPTDEFAPLAPGDSMRITFLCTYKLDRNSHVPEGTYWVETVDGKEGSPLPVALKALPLPSPESMSGYPDATKIYESNLRLAGAPALVQSDILPSVKKVVAIEGDNVVLEGKVALAFPENFAGEAKLLKEKLTGLYGLEVVGNASVKIVLEELLDRKEAVNDEYYTINIGDNLIKISAATPHGIFNGTQTLLSMLKGKQTPYLLEAVSIRDYPDLAYRGQMIDIARNFTAPENLKKLVDIFASYKLNVLHFHFCDDEAWRLEIPGLEELTAVGSRRGHTTDESQCLYPCYDGGYDPDAKTVGNGYYSREEFIDLLKYAAERHVRIVPEIESPGHARAAIVSMKARYNKYFETDPGKATEYILSEPEDTSRYVSVQYYTDNVMNVALPSTYRFMEKVIQELNAMYQEAGLSLYTVHLGGDEVPRGVWMGSPKCQELMKEKGMTKAHDLSEYFITQMADVMQKNGLKFSGWQEVALGHTEEAHQQLRGQAAGVYCWNTVPGSDEVVYQTANNGYPVILCNVGNFYMDMAYNGHPDERGLDWGGYVDESVSFSMLPFSIYRSLRVDMAGNPIDLNNAEKGKTALTEIGKKHIMGVQGQLFAETIRSFDGVEYLLFPKILGLAERGWNAHPAWENLSGIREEQAFNQALALYYEKISKSEMPYWAKHGINFRLPQPGLWIEEGNLFANVAIDGAEIRYTTDGSEPTAQSALWQEPVKCDASVLKVKTFYQGKESLPITWQVK, encoded by the coding sequence ATGAGAATTTTGAAACTTCCTCTGGCAGGATTATTATTTTGTGTAATGGCACTATTTGCTGGATGTAAAACGAGTAATGAACCTAAGGCACCGGTTGCTCTGACCTGGGAAATGGGTGCAAGTGACATCGAACCCGGATATTATGAGAATACCTTTATTCTCAAGAATATCTCTCAAAAACCTCTAAAAAAGAACTGGACGATTTACTATTCACAGCTTCCCCGAGGGGTGAAGCAGGAAGGAGCCTCTGAAGTGAAGGTAGAGGTAGTGAACGGTAATTTTTTCAAAATGTATCCGACAGACGAATTTGCTCCGCTGGCTCCCGGTGATTCCATGCGGATCACTTTCCTTTGTACTTACAAGCTGGACCGGAACTCCCATGTACCGGAAGGAACTTATTGGGTGGAGACTGTGGATGGTAAAGAGGGCAGTCCGTTGCCCGTGGCTTTGAAGGCGCTGCCGCTTCCTTCTCCCGAGTCAATGAGCGGCTATCCGGATGCGACTAAGATTTATGAATCCAATCTTCGCTTGGCTGGTGCTCCTGCTTTGGTGCAGTCAGACATTCTTCCGTCTGTAAAGAAAGTGGTAGCCATTGAAGGCGATAATGTCGTATTGGAAGGTAAGGTAGCTTTGGCATTTCCGGAGAACTTTGCCGGTGAAGCCAAGTTGCTGAAAGAGAAACTGACTGGTTTGTATGGTTTGGAAGTTGTCGGAAATGCTTCCGTGAAGATTGTGCTGGAAGAACTGCTTGATAGGAAGGAGGCCGTAAATGATGAATATTATACTATCAATATAGGTGACAACCTGATAAAAATCAGTGCTGCCACTCCTCATGGCATTTTTAATGGTACACAGACACTTTTGTCAATGTTGAAGGGCAAGCAGACACCTTATTTGCTGGAGGCAGTCTCCATTCGGGATTATCCGGACTTGGCATATCGTGGACAAATGATAGATATTGCCCGTAATTTCACCGCTCCGGAGAACTTGAAGAAACTGGTGGATATTTTTGCATCTTATAAATTGAATGTCCTGCATTTCCATTTTTGTGATGATGAAGCCTGGCGTTTGGAGATTCCCGGTTTGGAGGAACTGACTGCTGTGGGTAGCCGTCGCGGGCATACCACTGACGAAAGCCAGTGCCTCTACCCATGTTATGACGGTGGCTATGACCCTGATGCAAAGACTGTAGGCAATGGATATTATAGCCGCGAGGAATTTATTGATTTGCTGAAGTATGCTGCCGAAAGACATGTCCGCATTGTTCCGGAAATAGAATCTCCGGGGCATGCCCGCGCTGCCATTGTCTCCATGAAGGCACGCTATAACAAATATTTTGAAACTGATCCGGGGAAAGCTACAGAATATATATTGAGTGAACCGGAAGATACTTCACGTTATGTTTCTGTACAATATTATACGGACAATGTGATGAATGTCGCCTTGCCTTCTACCTACCGTTTTATGGAGAAGGTGATTCAGGAACTTAATGCGATGTATCAGGAAGCTGGTCTTTCACTGTACACAGTGCATTTGGGTGGTGACGAAGTGCCTCGCGGTGTGTGGATGGGCTCCCCGAAATGCCAGGAACTGATGAAGGAAAAAGGCATGACGAAAGCTCATGATTTGTCGGAGTATTTCATTACGCAAATGGCGGATGTGATGCAGAAGAACGGACTGAAATTCAGTGGTTGGCAGGAAGTTGCTTTGGGGCATACTGAAGAGGCTCATCAACAGTTGAGGGGCCAGGCTGCCGGTGTGTATTGCTGGAATACTGTACCGGGCTCTGATGAAGTGGTTTATCAGACAGCCAATAACGGTTACCCGGTCATCCTTTGCAACGTGGGCAATTTCTATATGGATATGGCTTACAATGGTCATCCGGACGAGCGTGGACTCGATTGGGGAGGTTATGTGGATGAGTCTGTCTCTTTCTCTATGCTTCCTTTCAGCATTTATCGTTCGCTGCGTGTGGATATGGCAGGCAATCCCATTGATTTGAATAATGCGGAAAAGGGGAAGACTGCTTTGACAGAGATAGGCAAGAAGCATATTATGGGTGTACAAGGGCAATTGTTTGCCGAAACTATCCGTAGTTTTGATGGCGTGGAATATCTTCTTTTCCCAAAAATATTAGGGCTGGCAGAACGTGGCTGGAATGCCCATCCGGCATGGGAAAATTTATCCGGTATACGGGAGGAGCAGGCTTTCAATCAGGCTTTGGCACTTTATTATGAGAAAATCAGCAAGAGTGAAATGCCTTATTGGGCAAAGCATGGGATTAACTTCCGCTTGCCTCAGCCGGGTTTATGGATAGAAGAGGGAAATCTGTTTGCTAATGTGGCCATTGATGGGGCTGAGATACGTTATACGACTGATGGGTCGGAACCTACTGCCCAGTCTGCTTTGTGGCAGGAGCCGGTGAAATGCGATGCTTCGGTATTGAAGGTAAAGACATTCTATCAAGGAAAGGAAAGTTTGCCGATAACGTGGCAGGTAAAATAA
- a CDS encoding NADP-dependent malic enzyme, with translation MAKITKEAALLYHSQGKPGKIEVVPTKPYSTQTDLSLAYSPGVAEPCLEIEKNPQDAYKYTAKGNLVAVISNGTAVLGLGDIGALSGKPVMEGKGLLFKIYAGIDVFDIEVNEKDPDKFIEAVKAIAPTFGGINLEDIKAPECFEIERRLKEELDIPVMHDDQHGTAIISSAGLLNALEVAGKKIEEVKIVVNGAGASATSCTKLYEALGARRENILMLDSKGVITSDRENLTEQKRYFATDRRDVHTLAEAIKGADVFLGLSKGNVLTQDMVRSMADHPIVFALANPTPEISYEDAMAARPDVLMSTGRSDYPNQINNVIGFPYIFRGALDTQAKAINEAMKIAAVHAIANLAKQPVPDVVNEAYHVNNFTFGPEYFIPKPVDPRLITEVSCAVAKAAMESGVARKDIEDWDAYRLQLRELMGYESKLTRQLYDTARRNPQRVVFAEGIHPNMLKAAVEAKAEGICHPIILGNDEAIEKLAKELDLSLEGIEIVNLRHPDEAPRRERYARILSEKRAREGATYEEANDKMFERNYFGMMMVETGEADAFITGLYTKYSNTIKVAKEVIGIRPEYKHFGTMHILNSKKGTYFLADTLINRHPNAETLIDIAKLSEYTVRFFNHTPVMAMLSYSNFGADKEGSPVSVHEAVDYMQQNYPDLAIDGEMQVNFAMNREMRDAKYPFTRLKGKDVNTLIFPNLSSANSAYKLLQAMDTDSELIGPIQMGLNKPIHFTDFESSVRDIVNITAVAVIDAIVDKKKAAK, from the coding sequence ATGGCTAAAATAACCAAAGAAGCAGCCTTGCTCTACCATTCGCAAGGCAAACCGGGTAAGATTGAAGTAGTACCCACCAAGCCTTACAGTACACAAACCGATCTTTCTCTCGCCTACTCTCCGGGCGTTGCAGAACCGTGCCTCGAAATTGAGAAAAACCCGCAAGATGCATATAAATATACAGCAAAAGGCAATCTGGTAGCTGTCATCTCCAACGGAACCGCCGTGCTCGGCCTGGGCGATATTGGCGCCCTCAGCGGCAAACCCGTCATGGAGGGTAAAGGTCTGTTGTTCAAAATTTATGCAGGTATCGACGTATTCGACATCGAAGTAAATGAAAAAGACCCCGACAAGTTCATCGAAGCTGTCAAGGCTATTGCCCCAACATTCGGAGGTATCAACTTGGAAGACATCAAAGCACCCGAATGTTTCGAAATAGAACGCCGCCTGAAAGAGGAATTGGACATCCCCGTGATGCACGACGACCAGCACGGCACCGCCATCATCTCCAGCGCAGGATTGCTGAACGCCCTGGAAGTGGCAGGCAAGAAGATAGAGGAAGTGAAAATCGTCGTAAACGGTGCCGGGGCTTCCGCCACCTCATGTACCAAACTGTATGAAGCGCTCGGTGCACGCCGTGAGAATATCCTGATGCTGGACAGTAAGGGAGTCATCACCAGCGACCGCGAGAATCTGACCGAGCAGAAACGTTACTTTGCCACCGACCGTCGCGACGTACATACACTGGCAGAAGCCATCAAAGGTGCCGATGTATTCCTTGGACTGTCAAAAGGTAATGTGTTGACCCAGGACATGGTTCGCAGCATGGCAGACCATCCCATCGTGTTTGCCCTTGCCAACCCTACTCCGGAAATCTCTTACGAAGACGCCATGGCAGCACGTCCGGACGTACTGATGTCCACCGGTCGTTCCGACTATCCTAACCAGATTAATAATGTAATCGGTTTCCCCTACATCTTCCGCGGCGCCCTCGACACGCAGGCAAAAGCCATCAACGAAGCCATGAAAATTGCTGCCGTGCACGCCATTGCCAACCTTGCCAAGCAGCCCGTGCCCGATGTTGTGAATGAAGCATACCATGTAAACAACTTCACCTTCGGTCCCGAATACTTCATCCCGAAACCGGTTGACCCGCGCCTCATCACCGAAGTGTCCTGCGCTGTGGCCAAAGCTGCCATGGAAAGCGGTGTAGCTCGCAAAGACATCGAAGACTGGGATGCCTACCGCCTGCAACTGCGCGAGCTGATGGGTTACGAAAGCAAACTGACCCGCCAACTCTACGACACCGCCCGCCGCAACCCACAACGTGTGGTATTTGCCGAAGGCATCCACCCCAATATGCTGAAAGCTGCTGTGGAAGCCAAGGCTGAAGGTATCTGCCATCCTATTATATTGGGCAACGACGAAGCCATCGAGAAGCTGGCAAAAGAACTCGACCTTAGCCTTGAAGGTATCGAGATAGTAAATCTGCGTCATCCGGATGAAGCGCCGCGCCGTGAACGCTATGCCCGCATCCTATCTGAAAAACGTGCCCGCGAAGGAGCCACTTACGAAGAAGCCAACGACAAAATGTTCGAACGTAACTACTTCGGTATGATGATGGTGGAGACGGGTGAAGCAGACGCTTTCATCACAGGTCTTTACACCAAATACAGCAATACCATCAAGGTTGCCAAGGAAGTCATCGGCATCCGTCCGGAATACAAGCATTTCGGCACCATGCATATTCTGAACTCCAAGAAAGGCACATACTTCCTGGCAGATACGCTGATTAACCGTCATCCCAATGCCGAAACGCTGATTGACATTGCCAAGCTGTCGGAATATACCGTCCGCTTCTTCAATCATACACCGGTAATGGCCATGTTGAGTTACTCCAACTTCGGTGCGGATAAGGAAGGAAGTCCGGTAAGTGTACACGAAGCAGTGGATTATATGCAACAAAACTATCCTGACCTTGCCATTGACGGAGAAATGCAGGTGAATTTCGCCATGAACCGCGAAATGCGTGATGCCAAGTATCCGTTTACGCGCTTGAAAGGAAAAGACGTAAACACACTGATTTTCCCGAACTTGAGTTCTGCAAACTCTGCTTACAAGCTGCTGCAGGCGATGGATACGGACTCCGAACTGATTGGTCCTATCCAAATGGGGCTGAACAAGCCTATCCACTTCACCGATTTTGAAAGCTCCGTGCGAGATATCGTGAATATCACCGCAGTGGCAGTTATCGATGCTATCGTAGACAAAAAGAAAGCAGCCAAATGA
- a CDS encoding NADP-specific glutamate dehydrogenase gives MNAAKVLEDLKRRFPNEPEYHQAVEEVLSTIEEEYNKHPEFDKANLIERLCIPDRVYQFRVTWVDDKGNVQTNMGYRVQHNNAIGPYKGGVRFHASVNLSILKFLAFEQTFKNSLTTLPMGGGKGGSDFSPRGKSNAEVMRFVQAFMLELWRHIGPETDVPAGDIGVGGREVGFMFGMYKKLAHEFTGTFTGKGREFGGSLIRPEATGYGNIYFLMEMLKTKGTDLKGKTCLISGSGNVAQYTAEKVLELGGKVLTMSDSDGYVYDPDGIDREKLDYIMELKNLYRGRIREYAEQYPGVKYVEGARPWGEKADIALPSATQNEINGDDAKKLIANGVMAVSEGANMPSTPEAIRVFQDAKILYAPGKAANAGGVSVSGLEMTQNSIKLSWSAEEVDEKLKSIMKNIHEACVQYGTEADGYVNYVKGANVAGFMKVAKAMMAQGIL, from the coding sequence ATGAATGCAGCTAAGGTATTAGAAGACCTGAAAAGACGGTTCCCCAACGAACCGGAGTATCATCAAGCAGTAGAAGAAGTTCTTTCTACGATTGAAGAAGAGTATAACAAGCATCCGGAGTTTGACAAAGCCAATCTGATTGAACGTCTTTGCATCCCCGATCGCGTTTACCAATTCCGTGTTACTTGGGTAGACGATAAAGGTAACGTACAAACCAACATGGGCTATCGTGTGCAGCACAACAACGCTATCGGCCCTTATAAAGGCGGTGTTCGTTTCCACGCTTCTGTAAACCTGAGCATCCTGAAATTCCTTGCTTTCGAGCAGACATTTAAAAACTCATTGACAACTCTGCCTATGGGTGGCGGTAAAGGCGGTTCGGACTTCTCTCCGCGCGGCAAGTCAAATGCTGAGGTCATGCGTTTTGTTCAGGCTTTCATGCTGGAGTTATGGCGTCATATCGGCCCTGAAACAGACGTACCTGCTGGTGATATCGGTGTAGGTGGTCGCGAAGTAGGTTTCATGTTCGGTATGTATAAGAAGCTGGCTCATGAATTTACGGGTACTTTCACCGGTAAGGGCCGTGAGTTCGGCGGTTCGCTGATTCGTCCGGAAGCTACCGGCTACGGTAACATCTACTTCCTGATGGAAATGTTAAAGACTAAGGGTACTGACTTGAAAGGCAAAACTTGTCTGATTTCCGGTTCCGGTAACGTAGCTCAATATACGGCCGAGAAAGTATTGGAATTGGGTGGTAAGGTATTGACCATGTCTGATTCTGACGGTTATGTATACGATCCGGACGGCATTGACCGCGAAAAGTTGGATTACATCATGGAGCTGAAAAACCTCTATCGTGGACGTATCCGCGAATATGCTGAACAATATCCGGGTGTCAAGTACGTAGAAGGTGCACGTCCTTGGGGTGAAAAGGCAGACATCGCCCTGCCTTCTGCAACTCAGAATGAAATAAATGGAGATGATGCCAAAAAACTAATTGCTAATGGTGTCATGGCTGTGTCCGAAGGTGCAAACATGCCTTCTACCCCTGAAGCAATCCGCGTATTCCAAGATGCAAAGATTCTGTATGCTCCGGGTAAGGCAGCCAATGCCGGCGGTGTATCAGTATCCGGTCTCGAAATGACTCAGAACTCCATCAAGTTGAGCTGGAGTGCAGAGGAAGTGGACGAGAAATTGAAGAGCATCATGAAGAACATTCACGAAGCTTGCGTGCAATATGGTACGGAAGCCGACGGTTATGTAAATTACGTGAAGGGTGCCAATGTGGCCGGATTTATGAAGGTGGCAAAGGCGATGATGGCGCAAGGGATTCTGTAA
- a CDS encoding GTP-binding protein, with protein sequence MNTIEIPVLLLTGYLGSGKTTLVNHILSNKRGIKFAVIVNDIGEVNIDADLIQKGGVVGKKDDSLVALQNGCICCTLKTDLIEQMFEIMKMQRFDYIVIEASGICEPEPIAQTLCSIPHMGGAYTKYGICRLDCITTVVDALRLQSEFSCGDDLTRKGIDEEDIENLIIQQIEFCNIILLNKAAEVQPEELKRIRQIIHTLQPGAQIIECNYADVDLDKIIHTHLFNFERAATSAGWIRGIEQQVSEEEEKEAHYHHEEGHHHHHHEGGEVEEYGIGTFVYYRRPAFDIHKFDHYVATKWPRSVIRAKGVCYFSHNRDMSFLFEQAGIQKKITEAGQWYATAPEEDMIELMRQEPGLLRDWDEQYGDRMLKIVFIGQNMDKEQIIRDLDKCLE encoded by the coding sequence ATGAATACAATAGAAATCCCCGTACTGCTGTTGACCGGTTATCTAGGCAGTGGCAAAACGACGTTGGTAAATCACATTCTTTCTAATAAACGTGGCATTAAGTTTGCCGTTATCGTCAATGACATAGGCGAAGTGAACATTGATGCAGACCTTATACAGAAAGGTGGCGTGGTGGGAAAGAAAGACGACAGCCTGGTAGCTCTACAGAATGGCTGTATCTGCTGTACGCTGAAGACAGACTTGATAGAGCAGATGTTCGAAATCATGAAGATGCAACGCTTCGACTACATCGTGATTGAAGCGAGTGGCATCTGTGAACCGGAGCCTATTGCCCAAACACTCTGCTCCATTCCTCATATGGGAGGAGCGTATACTAAATACGGTATTTGCCGCTTAGACTGCATTACCACCGTGGTGGACGCCTTACGTCTGCAAAGTGAATTTTCTTGCGGAGATGATTTGACACGCAAAGGCATTGATGAGGAAGATATAGAAAACCTCATCATTCAGCAAATTGAGTTCTGTAATATTATCCTGCTGAACAAAGCAGCAGAAGTACAGCCCGAGGAATTAAAACGTATCAGGCAGATTATCCACACCTTGCAACCCGGTGCCCAAATTATAGAGTGCAATTATGCAGATGTAGACCTGGATAAGATTATCCATACCCACCTCTTTAACTTTGAACGTGCCGCAACTTCCGCCGGATGGATTCGTGGCATAGAGCAACAAGTAAGCGAAGAGGAGGAAAAAGAGGCGCATTACCATCATGAAGAGGGTCATCATCACCACCATCACGAAGGAGGTGAAGTAGAAGAATACGGTATTGGCACATTTGTCTACTACCGCCGTCCTGCATTCGACATTCATAAGTTCGACCACTATGTCGCTACCAAATGGCCCCGCAGCGTTATCCGCGCCAAGGGTGTCTGCTACTTCAGCCACAACCGCGACATGTCCTTCCTCTTTGAACAAGCAGGTATACAGAAGAAAATAACTGAAGCCGGACAATGGTATGCCACCGCCCCCGAAGAAGACATGATAGAACTGATGCGCCAAGAACCGGGATTGCTAAGAGACTGGGACGAGCAATACGGCGACCGCATGCTGAAGATAGTATTCATCGGACAAAATATGGATAAAGAGCAAATCATCCGCGACTTGGACAAATGCCTTGAATAA
- a CDS encoding beta-N-acetylglucosaminidase, whose translation MRKELLLLGAFGMLTTATLCAQEFHLQPTPQEYITQKDSVDIPRQYQILSGNSVQDGPALPLLRSLMPEEVLGASFRVYIGVKGDKIIKKYQHRIPRKSEGYFLKIEKDCIVIAGADERGAYYGVQTLAQLLALDKLPLAEVTDYPDVPYRGVVEGFYGAPWSQEACIRQLDFYGRNKMNVYIYGPKDDPYHRTPNWRKPYPAREGEELKVLVNRAKENNVIFYWAIHPGQDIRWNEEDRSLLLQKFESMYQLGVRGFAVFFDDISGEGTKADKQAELLNYIDDHFVKVKRDVAPLILCPTEYNKSWTDVEGGYLTTLGDKLNEGIKVMWTGDMVVATIDKSTLDFVNPLLKRKAYIWWNFPVSDYVQDHLLLGPVYGNGLDVKDDMSAFVSNPMEHAEASKISLYSVADYTWNMENYDSETSWKHAVRDLMPLHAEYLEIFAAHNSDPGQNGHRFRREESVAIQPALSALLKAYQEKNEIDEDAYRQVAEECRKIIVAADGLLASGNENRPLITEIRPWLIQFKQVGEYGAEVLNMIRLRQQKDAFIGSYEHARALLVLMGETDAQYKAGIKSGSLHLMPTFNALFEAATTGYNAAFHAGLDTKAVYSPYTLKSDVNQLASLPIQQKGKVNTIIPSNEVINWQAGGVLTISMDYARQLSSVLIDLGDAEVANSKFKLEVTSDGTNWQAVDLKPGYRTQVKASLKDLSVAKMRLVNVSDTEQKVYFKMFRFTEN comes from the coding sequence ATGAGAAAAGAACTACTGTTACTGGGAGCATTCGGTATGCTGACGACAGCGACGCTTTGTGCGCAAGAATTTCATTTGCAACCTACTCCCCAAGAATATATTACGCAAAAAGATTCTGTTGATATTCCCCGACAATACCAGATCCTTTCCGGCAATTCCGTGCAGGACGGACCTGCGTTGCCTTTACTCCGTTCATTGATGCCGGAAGAGGTGCTTGGCGCTTCTTTCCGTGTATATATAGGAGTGAAAGGAGATAAGATTATCAAGAAATACCAACATCGGATTCCACGCAAATCCGAAGGTTATTTCCTGAAAATAGAAAAAGACTGCATCGTCATAGCCGGTGCTGACGAACGGGGAGCGTACTATGGTGTACAGACTCTTGCGCAGTTGCTTGCTTTAGACAAGCTGCCTTTGGCTGAAGTGACGGACTATCCTGATGTTCCCTATCGGGGTGTGGTAGAAGGTTTTTACGGTGCTCCCTGGAGTCAGGAGGCGTGTATACGCCAGCTTGATTTTTATGGTCGGAACAAAATGAATGTCTATATCTATGGACCGAAAGACGATCCTTATCACCGGACTCCCAACTGGCGCAAGCCTTATCCTGCTCGAGAAGGAGAAGAGTTGAAAGTATTGGTGAATAGGGCGAAGGAGAACAATGTTATTTTCTATTGGGCCATTCATCCGGGTCAGGATATTCGCTGGAATGAAGAAGACCGCTCGTTATTGTTGCAGAAGTTCGAAAGCATGTACCAGTTGGGTGTGCGTGGTTTTGCCGTTTTCTTTGATGATATTTCGGGTGAGGGGACAAAGGCGGACAAGCAGGCTGAACTGTTGAACTATATTGACGACCATTTTGTAAAAGTCAAGCGGGATGTTGCACCATTGATATTGTGTCCCACAGAGTACAACAAGTCATGGACCGATGTGGAGGGAGGCTATCTCACTACGCTTGGTGATAAGTTGAACGAGGGTATCAAGGTGATGTGGACCGGTGATATGGTAGTTGCTACTATAGATAAGTCTACGCTGGACTTCGTCAATCCGCTGCTGAAACGTAAGGCGTACATTTGGTGGAATTTCCCCGTTTCGGATTATGTACAAGACCATTTGCTGCTAGGGCCGGTTTATGGAAACGGGCTTGATGTAAAAGATGATATGTCTGCTTTTGTTTCCAATCCGATGGAACATGCCGAGGCTTCCAAAATCTCTCTGTACAGTGTAGCTGATTATACTTGGAATATGGAGAATTATGATAGTGAAACTTCTTGGAAACATGCAGTCAGAGACCTTATGCCACTTCATGCCGAATATTTGGAAATCTTCGCTGCTCATAATTCCGACCCGGGACAGAATGGACATCGCTTCCGTCGTGAAGAGTCCGTTGCCATTCAGCCTGCTCTCTCTGCCTTGTTGAAAGCCTATCAAGAGAAAAACGAGATAGATGAAGATGCCTATCGGCAGGTAGCTGAGGAATGCCGGAAGATAATCGTTGCCGCTGATGGATTGCTTGCGTCGGGAAATGAGAATCGTCCGTTGATAACTGAAATAAGGCCTTGGCTCATTCAGTTCAAACAAGTGGGAGAGTATGGTGCGGAGGTGCTGAACATGATACGCCTGCGCCAGCAGAAGGATGCATTTATAGGTAGCTACGAACACGCCCGCGCCCTGCTGGTGCTGATGGGTGAGACGGATGCCCAATATAAAGCGGGCATAAAGAGCGGCAGCCTGCATCTGATGCCTACTTTCAATGCTTTGTTCGAAGCGGCGACAACGGGCTATAATGCAGCGTTCCATGCCGGGCTTGATACAAAGGCTGTTTATTCTCCCTACACGTTGAAGAGCGACGTGAATCAGTTGGCTTCGCTTCCTATTCAGCAGAAGGGAAAGGTGAATACAATTATTCCGTCCAATGAAGTCATCAACTGGCAGGCAGGCGGTGTGCTGACCATTTCGATGGATTATGCCCGCCAGTTGAGTTCGGTGCTTATTGATTTGGGAGATGCGGAGGTGGCTAATTCTAAGTTTAAACTGGAAGTAACTTCGGATGGTACAAACTGGCAGGCGGTGGATTTGAAACCGGGATACAGAACGCAGGTGAAGGCATCTCTCAAGGATTTGAGCGTTGCGAAGATGAGGCTGGTGAATGTATCCGACACAGAGCAGAAGGTGTATTTCAAAATGTTCCGTTTTACGGAGAATTGA
- the nadD gene encoding nicotinate (nicotinamide) nucleotide adenylyltransferase, with product MNIGIFSGSFNPIHIGHLALANYLCEYGDLDEVWFMVTPHNPLKEENELMDDKLRLKLVQLATEGYPKFRASDFEFHLPRPSYTVHTLDALKRTYPQHTFHLVIGSDNWRLFHRWYESERIIAENHLLVYPRPGYPVEATFLPQNVRTVSSPVFEISSTFIRRAIEEGKDVRYFLHPAVCDELKRMQNESLN from the coding sequence ATGAATATAGGAATCTTCAGCGGCTCGTTCAACCCGATACACATCGGACATTTGGCCCTCGCCAACTATCTTTGCGAATACGGGGACCTGGACGAAGTGTGGTTTATGGTCACCCCCCACAATCCGCTGAAGGAAGAAAACGAACTGATGGATGACAAGTTACGTTTGAAGCTGGTGCAGCTAGCCACTGAGGGTTATCCCAAGTTTCGCGCTTCCGATTTTGAATTCCATCTGCCTCGGCCTTCTTATACTGTTCATACGTTGGACGCACTGAAACGGACTTATCCCCAACACACTTTCCATCTTGTCATTGGTTCGGACAACTGGAGGCTGTTCCACCGTTGGTACGAGTCGGAACGCATTATTGCCGAAAATCATCTTCTGGTTTATCCCCGTCCCGGCTATCCGGTAGAGGCCACCTTTTTACCGCAGAATGTGCGGACAGTTTCTTCTCCGGTATTCGAAATCAGCTCCACTTTTATCCGTCGGGCCATAGAGGAGGGAAAAGACGTACGCTACTTCCTGCATCCGGCTGTGTGCGATGAACTCAAACGGATGCAGAATGAATCTTTAAACTGA
- the gmk gene encoding guanylate kinase encodes MAKLIIFSAPSGSGKSTIINYLLTQNLNLAFSISATSRPPRGTEKDGVEYFFLTPDEFRRRIANDEFLEYEEVYQDRFYGTLKEQVEKQLAAGQNVVFDVDVVGGCNIKKFYGERALSVFIQPPSVEELRKRLVGRGTDAPEVIESRVAKAEYELGFAPKFDTVIVNDDLETAKAEALKVISQFLNE; translated from the coding sequence ATGGCAAAACTTATCATATTTTCAGCCCCTTCGGGCTCCGGCAAGTCAACGATTATCAACTATCTGCTGACTCAAAATCTGAACTTGGCATTCTCCATCTCAGCGACCAGCCGCCCGCCCCGCGGAACGGAGAAAGATGGAGTGGAGTATTTCTTTCTGACTCCTGACGAGTTCCGTCGTCGCATAGCCAATGATGAATTCCTGGAGTATGAAGAGGTATATCAGGACCGTTTTTACGGAACACTGAAGGAGCAGGTGGAAAAGCAATTGGCTGCCGGACAGAATGTAGTGTTCGATGTGGATGTAGTGGGTGGTTGCAATATCAAGAAATTCTATGGTGAGCGTGCTTTGTCTGTTTTCATTCAGCCACCTTCAGTGGAGGAATTGCGCAAACGCTTGGTGGGGCGCGGAACAGATGCTCCCGAAGTGATAGAGAGCCGCGTGGCGAAAGCCGAATACGAACTGGGCTTTGCACCGAAGTTCGATACCGTGATTGTGAACGATGACCTGGAGACAGCCAAAGCGGAAGCATTGAAAGTAATCTCTCAATTCTTGAACGAATGA